A stretch of the Acidimicrobiales bacterium genome encodes the following:
- a CDS encoding hemolysin family protein, producing the protein MDIALGLAAAALLILANAFFVAAEFALVAVDRERVEVLAAVGGRRARRAAAALGRLSFNLSGAQLGITVTSLVLGFVAEPTIARAIRPMLGALPEGNRTATSIALALLIATVVQMVMGELIPKGLAIAHPLPTSLALAGPLRAYTAVFGPLIRFLNGAADATVRRIGIEPRDELRSVRSLEEIELLIRSSGEEGTLDADAANLLARTIRFGQMNAAGALVPRVDMVTLPVEATVADLSRQAVETGHSRFPVEGADRDDIVGVAHAKDVLLVPAAQRATTPVTAVSRPPLFIPEGRDLESLLTEMRAEGIPLAVVLDEYGGVAGILTLEDLLEEIVGEIADEHDPPEPSLTSSLPTGTTVVDGSLHLDEVAAVTGLVLPAGPYETVAGFVLDRLGHLPVPGERVDHEGWELEVLELERRRIASLRVAAPSPARPPGDDGLDRGRR; encoded by the coding sequence ATCGACATCGCGCTCGGCCTGGCCGCTGCTGCCCTGCTCATCCTGGCCAACGCCTTCTTCGTGGCCGCCGAGTTCGCCCTCGTCGCCGTCGACCGTGAGCGCGTCGAGGTCCTCGCCGCCGTCGGCGGTCGTCGGGCGCGGCGGGCAGCCGCCGCCCTGGGCCGCCTCTCGTTCAACCTCTCCGGCGCTCAGCTGGGGATCACGGTCACCTCCCTCGTGCTCGGCTTCGTCGCCGAACCCACCATCGCCAGGGCCATCCGGCCGATGCTCGGCGCCCTCCCCGAGGGAAACCGCACTGCCACCTCGATTGCCCTCGCGCTGCTGATCGCAACCGTGGTCCAGATGGTGATGGGCGAGCTGATCCCGAAGGGCCTGGCCATCGCCCATCCGCTTCCGACCAGCCTGGCGCTGGCAGGTCCGCTCCGCGCCTACACCGCCGTGTTCGGGCCGCTGATCCGGTTCCTCAACGGGGCCGCCGACGCGACCGTCCGCCGCATCGGCATCGAACCTCGGGACGAGCTGCGCTCGGTGCGCAGCCTCGAGGAGATCGAGCTGCTGATCCGGTCGTCGGGCGAGGAGGGGACCCTCGATGCCGACGCCGCGAACCTGCTTGCCCGCACCATCCGCTTCGGCCAGATGAACGCGGCCGGTGCGCTGGTGCCGAGGGTCGACATGGTGACCCTGCCGGTCGAGGCCACCGTCGCCGACCTCAGCCGCCAGGCGGTCGAGACCGGGCACTCCCGCTTCCCGGTCGAGGGGGCCGATCGGGACGACATCGTGGGCGTGGCCCACGCCAAGGACGTCCTCCTGGTGCCGGCTGCCCAGCGGGCGACGACCCCCGTCACCGCGGTCAGCAGGCCGCCACTCTTCATCCCCGAGGGGCGCGACCTCGAGTCGCTGCTCACCGAGATGCGCGCCGAGGGCATCCCGTTGGCGGTCGTCCTCGACGAGTACGGCGGCGTGGCCGGGATCCTCACCCTCGAGGATCTGCTCGAGGAGATCGTCGGCGAGATCGCCGACGAGCACGACCCGCCTGAGCCGAGCCTGACGAGCTCGCTGCCGACGGGCACCACGGTCGTCGACGGGTCCCTGCACCTCGACGAGGTCGCGGCAGTGACGGGGTTGGTGCTGCCCGCCGGCCCCTACGAGACGGTTGCGGGGTTCGTGCTCGATCGCCTCGGCCACCTGCCGGTGCCCGGTGAGCGGGTCGACCACGAGGGCTGGGAGCTGGAGGTCCTCGAGCTCGAGCGCCGGCGCATCGCCTCGCTGCGCGTCGCCGCGCCCTCGCCGGCGCGCCCCCCGGGCGACGACGGCCTCGACCGGGGGAGGCGCTGA